One Thermodesulfobacteriota bacterium DNA window includes the following coding sequences:
- the groES gene encoding co-chaperone GroES, which produces MKVRPLHDRVLVIRIQEEEKTKGGIIIPDSAKEKPQEGKVVAVGDGKYLDNGTKIPLSVKVGDRVLFGKYAGTEIKIEGEEHLILREDDILAIVED; this is translated from the coding sequence ATGAAGGTTAGGCCATTGCACGACAGAGTTCTTGTGATAAGGATTCAGGAGGAGGAAAAGACAAAGGGCGGAATTATAATTCCAGATTCAGCTAAGGAGAAACCACAAGAGGGAAAAGTGGTTGCTGTTGGAGATGGAAAATACCTCGATAACGGAACTAAGATACCTTTGAGCGTAAAAGTGGGAGATAGGGTACTTTTCGGCAAATATGCAGGGACTGAAATCAAAATCGAAGGAGAAGAACATCTGATTTTAAGAGAAGATGACATTTTAGCAATTGTAGAAGATTAA
- a CDS encoding ARMT1-like domain-containing protein, whose translation MKVGDSCFPCILGLARRTLELIGVDGSDIEEFEDLIRREWGSERTPPSIANLVLHAISAKYGVEDPYASIKLREIELAKDVSSRLKSRLSHDLFWVLKFSALGNSSDFFIEPEYNWEEMDFFADMDRIENELVKRKDVLMLGDNVSDFFFDLPLIDLLEKMGKTVYYVVRERPVQNDLSMRDVERYGLYEFFNRFLSTDTGEVGLKESDLKGQLKDLFEGETFVISKGMGNYETLTEFSRRPVLYIMKIKCREVMRSTGYPMGKYVAIYREG comes from the coding sequence ATGAAGGTTGGAGATTCTTGCTTTCCCTGTATACTTGGGCTTGCAAGAAGGACTCTAGAGCTAATTGGAGTTGATGGTTCGGATATTGAAGAGTTTGAGGACCTAATAAGAAGAGAATGGGGAAGTGAAAGGACACCCCCAAGCATAGCAAATCTGGTATTGCATGCAATAAGTGCGAAGTACGGTGTTGAAGACCCCTACGCGTCAATAAAACTTAGAGAAATCGAACTTGCAAAAGATGTATCATCGCGTCTTAAAAGCAGACTTTCCCATGATCTTTTTTGGGTTTTGAAATTTTCAGCTTTAGGAAATTCTTCAGACTTTTTTATTGAGCCGGAATACAACTGGGAGGAAATGGATTTTTTTGCGGACATGGACAGAATAGAAAATGAGCTTGTAAAAAGGAAAGACGTTTTAATGCTCGGTGATAACGTTTCGGACTTTTTCTTTGACCTTCCACTTATTGACTTATTAGAAAAGATGGGAAAGACTGTTTACTACGTCGTAAGAGAAAGACCTGTCCAAAACGATCTATCTATGCGGGATGTGGAAAGATACGGGTTATATGAGTTCTTCAATCGGTTTTTATCCACAGATACAGGGGAAGTTGGGCTAAAAGAAAGCGACCTCAAAGGTCAGCTTAAGGATCTGTTTGAGGGAGAAACCTTTGTAATATCTAAGGGAATGGGAAACTACGAGACACTTACGGAATTTTCGAGAAGACCCGTACTATATATCATGAAGATTAAATGCCGTGAAGTTATGAGATCTACCGGCTATCCGATGGGCAAGTACGTTGCCATATACAGGGAAGGTTAG
- a CDS encoding 4Fe-4S dicluster domain-containing protein produces MKVEEKLAKNIVKIDRESHIEIKGEICSNCEKKYCLIVCPGNLYKYNEETNEVTVEHSGCLECGTCMIACVKGAILWRYPRGEYGVQYRYG; encoded by the coding sequence ATGAAGGTCGAGGAAAAACTTGCCAAAAACATAGTAAAAATTGACAGAGAAAGCCACATTGAAATAAAGGGCGAAATTTGTAGTAACTGTGAAAAAAAATACTGTCTAATCGTTTGTCCCGGAAATCTTTACAAGTATAACGAGGAGACCAATGAAGTAACCGTTGAGCACTCCGGATGTTTAGAATGCGGGACATGCATGATCGCCTGTGTAAAAGGTGCTATTCTTTGGCGTTATCCTCGCGGAGAATATGGTGTTCAGTATAGGTACGGTTAA
- a CDS encoding DnaJ domain-containing protein — MPAKKDYYEILGVPRNATDEEIKKAYRRLALKYHPDRNPGDKEAEEKFKEINEAYAVLSDKEKRKHYDTYGMTDFHKYYTEEDIFRGFNIGDLFRDLGFGSTDIFSIIFGREPGRAQTKRRFFDFNFGDFVTREQKSEGRLDIHYELEIPFMDAVKGAEKRISFVRNGRLEEVNVKIPIGVSTGTKLRLPGKGNRDPITGEVGDLYLTIKVGEHPVFRREGYDIYVTKNIKLTDALLGGEVEVPSISGPKKVKIPPGIASHSKMRLKGLGISDPKRNINGDQYVEVIVEIPKKLTERQRRLIEELRKEGL; from the coding sequence ATGCCAGCAAAAAAAGATTACTACGAAATATTGGGGGTTCCGAGGAACGCAACCGATGAGGAGATAAAGAAGGCTTATAGAAGACTTGCACTTAAATACCATCCCGACAGGAACCCTGGAGACAAAGAGGCTGAGGAAAAATTTAAGGAGATAAATGAGGCTTACGCGGTACTTAGTGACAAGGAGAAGAGAAAACATTACGACACGTATGGAATGACCGATTTTCATAAGTATTACACAGAAGAGGACATCTTTCGCGGTTTTAACATCGGTGATCTCTTTAGAGATCTGGGCTTTGGAAGTACAGATATCTTCAGCATAATATTTGGAAGAGAGCCTGGAAGAGCACAAACTAAAAGAAGGTTCTTCGATTTCAACTTTGGGGACTTCGTAACACGGGAACAGAAATCTGAAGGAAGGCTGGATATCCACTACGAGCTTGAAATCCCATTCATGGACGCGGTAAAAGGTGCCGAAAAAAGAATCTCTTTTGTGAGAAATGGAAGGCTTGAAGAGGTGAATGTGAAGATTCCGATTGGGGTTTCCACAGGTACCAAGCTGCGACTTCCCGGAAAGGGAAATCGGGATCCAATAACAGGAGAGGTTGGTGACCTTTACTTAACAATAAAAGTCGGAGAACATCCGGTATTCAGAAGGGAAGGGTATGATATATACGTGACAAAGAACATAAAGCTCACCGATGCACTTTTAGGTGGTGAGGTTGAGGTACCGAGCATCTCGGGGCCAAAAAAGGTAAAGATTCCTCCGGGGATTGCTAGCCACTCAAAGATGAGACTTAAAGGGCTTGGTATTTCTGACCCGAAAAGGAATATAAACGGTGATCAGTACGTGGAAGTGATAGTCGAAATTCCCAAAAAACTCACAGAAAGGCAAAGGAGATTAATCGAAGAGTTAAGAAAAGAGGGCCTGTAA